The Etheostoma spectabile isolate EspeVRDwgs_2016 chromosome 1, UIUC_Espe_1.0, whole genome shotgun sequence genome has a segment encoding these proteins:
- the tp53bp1 gene encoding TP53-binding protein 1 isoform X9 translates to MDSGADSTTHCIQSEEGTSQFGFLELSQSQDLRGEVINSQQEDEEEDIVLQPDSETRTKLAEQNISCRTSDSQDNRAVRSEVSSSSSLEPPGPSGRQLSIQALLHSQAPGEQGEQDGEILSSQEDMFDADKTGAAVDSTVSEPEQQTHPTSTPAHTLRLLHLSGQGTLVQESLSQSSVDYVAPTPDNFTHTPLIVPSSPTGPENEHGADEAMDTSLPPEDRAGEKEEPMETEADSKPHPSASTPLSQNSPGFVLERTLSIPSQPEFSHDVFVPTQSQEAPQQSDKKMTSLPRETQSQHLESGAFTLPLQLSMNTQSSSPAQKTSEHIEEDSQATQIEELEEPPGVDTSDSVVSHQRSESNGVSSESQTATSSKASAFAKSPKHRSECATKEPSHLSQQSDVHKKTSWNVQDVNVKDRKSDSKEACSADAVSCSQPKFDPSDLTVNSCVQETPPDTTPCSLSSQSMISNTSVVDVVKGSVDLRKEGGTAKSPSIKLFSHKCGTGGNSQTVKDVTYEPVDGDVEEDVVMEEGESTFGGGASGMALALSQSQLLSPEPVEGESGDRGEDSVIVVTDSERDSQVLQKDVSSQSKTNNSQPIGGNASVSTNGHESQAQAKKVHPAPDRLSQTERVGPEPEGLKDKSLSDSSGEISFHFTLPKEGELIGPAVGATPPLISQLKQTLRHSTPIEISSFSEKSGVVGDVSADGAMAASDIVSGESGDDTAEKGDGKLSLRMKLVTPVEEGSSERFSLQKPALSEEDESVVKVTTVAKAVTSSPSVFSRVRQVHRQQEPREDSQAGGNTTPLREELFASPQRSSQASSLGCNSLPNSQSEPSQQEALAAPQESRKDPPGPTEQSGDKQGPPQAPEPPTPNRTDGSQRAPQQTIASSPSNKLRQRTVSQQTSFDTPGLRSPAGRGEPESPSFRRTAAPAHRRHVRTIQEVRTTVTRVITDVYYEDGKEVERKVTEETEEPVVDCQVLDGDMSPCRTGSSSLTSGDLADISSLSSKASSLQHSSGGTSSSGFTRPDFIMPPSRGATSFSPRRGGGQQQRGHRGQRAGSVVTMHRGDSTLGSRAFVPLTPRGRARRGRPPSRASMSRGGGVGSLQRLGAHGQPQSSSEDELYTRMLPPRLPISPTDAELPSHSDSLRSSPEEASSARSSFVGLRVVAKWSSNGCFYSGRIMKDIGEGRFRLRFDDGYECEVAGKDILLCDPIPLETEVTALLEDEYFSIGVVRGHKTEGQELFYSVEKDGQTQWYNRTAIILSLEQGNKLREQHSLGPYEPSTTLSKASDISLDNLVEGKRRRRGGPEGQNTPNRSSSSSPRTPGPSGKRKLMASEDNRTPAKRGRRGSGVKAAQRVGLCNTSGSGTDLPGQSCDVGETHGPLPQNTTLFMGFAFMLTTSSEIDRLTNKHSSDDEEDYVQTGPYNKAYTESQLQAGGGFVLPDFNEEQCKAAYQSLLIADQHCRTRKYLLCLASGVPCVSHIWVRDCCKENKLLNYRNYLLPAGVGPDETIVEWHPRCSPFKALRVLLVFEKPVELWAQLITLGGGSSIRQFQTDKDGLDIPASKYDVVVTDRACPPLVEKNVTSQKVPLVSPEWLIQSVIRGERLGFHSKPQYRHDYSSSTASS, encoded by the exons ATGGATTCTGGAGCTGATTCTACCACACACTGCATTCAGTCTGAGG aGGGAACCTCTCAATTTGGTTTTCTTGAGCTTTCTCAGAGTCAGGATTTGCGAGGTGAAGTGATCAACAGTCagcaggaagatgaagaagaagacatcGTACTGCAGCCAGACAGCGAAACACGCACCAAATTAG CAGAGCAGAACATCAGCTGCAGGACTTCAGACAGTCAGGACAACAGAGCAGTGAG ATCTGAGGTGAGCTCCAGCAGCTCATTGGAGCCTCCGGGTCCGTCGGGGAGGCAGCTGAGCATCCAGGCTCTTCTGCACTCTCAGGCCCCTGGTGAGCAGGGCGAGCAGGACGGTGAGATCCTGTCCTCGCAGGAGGACATGTTCGACGCTGACAAGACAG GTGCTGCGGTGGACAGCACAGTGTCTGAGCCGGAGCAGCAGACTCACCCCACTTCGACACCGGCCCACACCCTGCGACTGTTGCATCTGTCTGGACAGGGAACACTGGTGCAGGAAAGCCTGTCCCA GAGCTCTGTTGACTATGTAGCCCCCACCCCAGACAACTTCACCCACACCCCTTTAATTGTTCCCAGCTCACCAACTGGACCAGAGAATGAACACG GTGCTGACGAAGCGATGGATACTTCACTGCCCCCAGAAGACCGAGCCGGAGAAAAGGAAGAGCCAATGGAAACGGAGGCAGACTCCAAGCCACACCCGTCCGCCTCTACTCCTTTATCCCAGAATTCCCCTGGATTTGTGTTAGAGCGAACTCTCTCTATACCCTCCCAGCCAGAGTTCTCTCAT GATGTGTTTGTCCCAACGCAGAGCCAAGAGGCACCACAACAGTCAGATAAGAAGATGACATCATTGCCTCGCGAGACACAGTCTCAACATCTGGAGTCAGGTGCTTTCACTTTGCCTTTGCAGCTCTCTATGAACACGCAGAGCAGTAGCCCAGCCCAGAAGACCTCGGAACATATTGAGGAGGACAGCCAGGCCACTCAGATCGAGGAGCTGGAGGAGCCGCCCGGTGTCGACACCAGCGACTCCGTGGTTTCACACCAGAGGAGCGAGAGCAACGGCGTCTCTTCAGAGTCACAAACTGCCACCAGTTCTAAAGCTTCCGCCTTTGCTAAATCACCAAAGCATCGCAGTGAATGTGCCACAAAGGAGCCGTCCCATCTGTCGCAGCAGTCTGACGTGCACAAAAAGACCTCTTGGAATGTACAAGATGTGAATGTAAAAGACCGTAAGAGTGACAGCAAAGAGGCGTGCTCTGCTGACGCAGTGTCCTGCTCCCAACCAAAGTTTGATCCCTCCGATCTGACCGTTAACAGCTGTGTGCAGGAGACTCCCCCAGACACTACACCATGCAGTTTGTCCTCGCAGTCTATGATCTCTAACACATCTGTTGTGGATGTGGTGAAGGGTTCTGTAGACttgaggaaggaaggaggaactGCAAAGAGTCCTTCCATAAAATTATTTTCACATAAGTGTGGAACGGGTGGCAACAGTCAAACTGTCAAAGACGTTACGTATGAGCCTGTGGATGGTGACGTAGAAGAGGATGTTGTgatggaggagggggagagCACGTTTGGAGGCGGGGCCTCAGGAATGGCTCTGGCCCTTTCCCAGAGCCAGCTGTTGTCTCCTGAGCCGGTGGAGGGGGAGAGCGGCGACAGAGGAGAGGACAGTGTCATCGTCGTTACAGACAGCGAGAGAGACTCCCAGGTTCTTCAGAAAGACGTGTCGTCACAGTCAAAGACCAACAATTCCCAACCAATCGGAGGCAACGCGTCCGTCTCCACTAACGGCCACGAGTCCCAGGCGCAGGCGAAGAAGGTGCACCCGGCTCCCGATAGGCTCTCCCAGACCGAGAGGGTGGGGCCTGAACCAGAGGGGCTCAAAGACAAGAGCCTGAGTGATAGCTCGGGAG AAATTTCCTTCCACTTCACACTTCCTAAAGAAGGGGAGCTGATTGGTCCTGCTGTCGGTGCCACGCCCCCTCTAATCAGCCAGCTGAAGCAGACGCTGAGACACAGCACTCCCATCG aGATCAGTTCTTTTTCTGAAAAGTCAGGCGTGGTGGGGGATGTCTCTGCAGACGGTGCAATGGCAGCCAGTGACATTGTGTCGGGGGAAAGCGGGGATGACACAGCGGAAAAGGGAGACGGGAAGCTGAGTTTGAGGATGAAGCTGGTGACCCCCGTCGAAGAGGGCAGCTCGGAGCGCTTCAGCCTGCAGA AGCCAGCACTATCAGAAGAGGATGAATCTGTTGTCAAGGTTACCACTGTTGCCAAGGCTGTTACCAG CAGCCCGTCAGTGTTCAGTCGTGTCAGACAGGTGCACAGACAGCAGGAGCCAAGGGAGGACAGCCAGGCTGGAGGCAACACCACACCGCTCAG AGAGGAGCTGTTTGCCTCTCCACAGAGGAGCTCCCAGGCGTCTTCGCTGGGATGCAACAGCCTcccaaacagccaatcagagccttCACAACAGGAAGCGTTGGCAGCACCTCAGGAGAGCCGTAAGGATCCTCCTGGCCCTACCGAGCAGTCTGGGGATAAGCAAGGACCCCCTCAAGCTCCAGAGCCGCCCACCCCGAATCGGACCGATGGCAGTCAGAGGGCTCCTCAGCAGACCATCGCCTCCAGTCCGTCCAACAAG CTCCGTCAGCGGACAGTCTCCCAGCAGACCAGCTTCGATACACCGGGGCTGCGCTCCCCAGCTGGCAGG GGTGAACCAGAGTCTCCGTCCTTTAGAAGAACCGCAGCCCCCGCCCACCGCAGACACGTGCGCACCATCCAGGAAGTACGAACCACCGTCACACGGGTCATCACAGACGTGTATTATGAGGACGGCAAAGAGGTGGAACGCAAAGTCACAGAG GAGACGGAGGAGCCAGTGGTGGACTGCCAGGTGTTGGACGGCGACATGTCCCCATGCCGTACAGGCAGCAGTTCTTTGACCTCTGGTGACCTGGCTGACATCAGCTCTCTGTCGTCCAAGGCCTCCAGCCTGCAGCACAGCTCCGGAGGAACCAGCAGCAGCGGCTTCACCAGGCCGGATTTCATCATGCCGCCCAGTCGAGGGGCCACATCCTTCAG tCCCAGGAGGGGAGGCGGGCAGCAACAGAGGGGTCACAGGGGTCAAAGGGCAGGGTCAGTGGTCACAATGCACAGAGGTGACAGCACCCTGGGGTCCCGGGCCTTCGTCCCGCTGACCCCCAGAGGAAGGGCTAGAAGGGGCCGGCCCCCATCCCGGGCCTCCATGTCCAG GGGAGGTGGTGTTGGCTCGCTGCAGAGGCTAGGTGCCCACGGCCAGCCACAGTCCTCCTCAGAGGATGAGCTGTACACCCGCATGCTCCCCCCGCGCCTCCCCATAAGCCCCACAGACGCCGAGCTGCCCAGCCACTCCGACTCCCTCAGGTCATCGCCGGAGGAGGCCAGCTCGGCCAGAAGCAGCTTCGTCGGCCTGCGGGTGGTAGCCAAGTGGTCGTCCAACGGCTGCTTCTACTCCGGCCGCATCATGAAGGACATCGGGGAGGGGAGATTCCGCCTGCGGTTTGACGACGGCTACGAGTGCGAGGTGGCGGGGAAGGATATCCTGCTGTGTGATCCCATCCCCCTGGAGACGGAGGTCACCGCTCTGCTGGAGGACGAGTACTTCAGCATAG gtgttgTTAGGGGCCATAAAACCGAGGGGCAGGAGCTGTTCTACAGTGTGGAGAAGGACGGACAGACGCAGTGGTACAACAGGACCGCCATCATCCTGTCTCTGGAGCAGGGAAACAAGCTAAGGGAGCAGCACAGCCTCGGGCCCTACGAGCCCTCCACCACCCTGAGCAAAGCCTCCGACATCAGCCTCG ATAACCTGGTGGAGGGGAAGAGGAGGCGCAGAGGAGGCCCCGAGGGTCAGAACACTCCCAACCGCAGCTCCTCAAGCAGCCCCCGAACCCCCGGCCCCTCTGGCAAGAGGAAGCTGATGGCCTCCGAAGACAACAGGACGCCGGCCAAGAGAGGCCGCAGGGGCTCGGGGGTCAAAGCCG CTCAGCGGGTCGGGCTGTGTAACACCTCTGGCAGCGGCACCGATCTCCCCGGTCAGTCTTGTGACGTGGGGGAGACTCACGGCCCGCTGCCCCAGAACACGACTCTCTTCATGGGCTTCGCCTTCATGCTGACGACCTCGTCTGAGATCGACCGGCTGACCAACAAGCACAGCAGCGATGATGAGGAAG atTATGTGCAGACAGGTCCGTATAACAAAGCATACACAGAGTCCCAGCTGCAGGCAGGTGGAGGCTTTGTCCTGCCAGACTTCAATGAAGAACAA TGTAAGGCAGCTTACCAGAGCCTGCTCATCGCCGACCAGCACTGTCGTACGAGGAAGTACCTGCTGTGTTTGGCCAGCGGTGTGCCGTGTGTGTCACACATCTGGGTGCGAGACTGCTGCAAAGAGAACAAGCTGCTTAACTACAGGAATTATTTATTGCCTGCCGGTGTCGGGCCAGATGAGACCATAGTAGAATG GCATCCACGCTGCAGCCCGTTCAAAGCTCTGCGGGTCCTTCTGGTGTTTGAGAAGCCAGTGGAGCTTTGGGCACAGCTGATAACCTTGGGTGGAGGTTCTTCTATTCGACAGTTCCAGACAGACAAAGATGGCTTAG ACATTCCAGCGAGCAAGTATGATGTTGTGGTGACAGACCGTGCCTGCCCGCCATTGGTGGAGAAAAACGTGACGTCGCAGAAAGTCCCACTGGTGTCTCCTGAGTGGCTCATCCAGAGTGTTATCCGTGGGGAGCGCCTGGGTTTCCATAGCAAGCCTCAGTATCGCCACGACTACTCCTCCTCCACCGCCTCCTCATAA